A DNA window from Moorella thermoacetica contains the following coding sequences:
- a CDS encoding ABC transporter permease subunit, translated as MNGATNISNSAKLKYSHLNSIVKEYSFIFVFLALCILLSILVPTFLLPQNLLNVLIQISINALLAIGMTFVIISGGIDLSVGSVAALAGIVVTALLKQYPSSTPMMYVIIIFSVLAVGIVCGGISGLAIAKLNVEPFIATLAMLSIARGFAFVYTQSKPIFGLPPAFSWIGQGYIGPIPVIVLIMIFCLVIAHIVLSKTCFGRYIYAIGSNEEVAKLCGINVARVKLIIYVISDVLSALGGVALASRLATGQPAAASGYELNAIAAVVLGGTSLSGGKGSIGKTIIGIMTIGVINNGLSLLQISSYWQSITMGLIIMIAVILDKINTRKKA; from the coding sequence ATGAATGGAGCGACCAATATTTCGAATAGCGCTAAGTTGAAGTATAGCCATCTGAATAGCATTGTTAAGGAATATAGTTTCATCTTTGTATTCCTTGCTTTATGTATACTACTCTCTATACTGGTTCCGACTTTCCTCTTGCCCCAAAATTTGTTAAATGTATTGATTCAGATCTCTATCAACGCCCTGTTAGCTATAGGTATGACCTTTGTCATTATTTCCGGTGGCATTGACCTTTCAGTGGGTTCAGTAGCAGCACTGGCAGGTATTGTCGTTACGGCTTTGCTTAAACAGTACCCGTCCAGTACGCCGATGATGTATGTAATAATTATTTTTAGTGTCCTGGCTGTGGGTATAGTCTGTGGCGGTATCTCCGGCCTGGCAATTGCGAAACTTAATGTCGAACCCTTTATAGCCACCCTCGCTATGTTGAGCATCGCCAGGGGGTTTGCCTTCGTTTACACCCAGAGCAAACCAATTTTCGGCTTGCCCCCGGCCTTTAGTTGGATTGGTCAGGGGTATATTGGCCCTATCCCGGTTATCGTGTTGATTATGATTTTTTGCCTGGTTATCGCCCACATTGTCTTATCAAAAACCTGTTTTGGACGTTATATTTACGCCATCGGGAGCAACGAAGAAGTGGCTAAATTATGCGGTATTAACGTTGCCCGGGTGAAGCTTATTATTTATGTAATCAGCGACGTCCTTTCTGCTCTGGGGGGAGTCGCTCTGGCGTCCCGTTTAGCAACAGGGCAACCGGCTGCCGCCAGCGGTTACGAGCTCAATGCGATCGCAGCGGTTGTGCTGGGGGGTACCAGCCTTTCCGGAGGTAAGGGCAGTATTGGTAAAACCATTATCGGCATTATGACCATTGGCGTTATTAACAACGGTTTAAGCCTGTTGCAAATCTCCTCTTACTGGCAGTCCATTACCATGGGTTTAATCATTATGATTGCCGTAATACTGGATAAAATCAACACCCGTAAGAAAGCCTGA
- a CDS encoding sugar kinase encodes MAKVITIGEILVEIMTKYTGQEFTAPGELLGPYPSGAPAIFIDQVARMGVEAGIIARVGDDDFGLLNLTRLRDDGVDTSHIYKTKGYTTGTAFVTYYANGERKFIFHFPHAAAGQLGPADVDENYIKTAEYLHVVGCSLTASASLRQAIWKAVKIAKENKVKVSFDPNLRPELLNEQEIKNVYDDILDAADIILAGKSEMIALSGEGDLVKGIARLKKRDGTMLVLKDGARGASLYYGEECYHVPPVKVQEVDPTGAGDCFDGAFIAALACGKGLKEALQIANVAGALSVTRKGPMEGAAFKEDILALYSRHNSSKV; translated from the coding sequence ATGGCTAAAGTAATAACTATTGGTGAGATCCTGGTAGAAATTATGACAAAATATACTGGGCAGGAGTTTACTGCTCCGGGCGAACTCCTGGGGCCTTATCCCAGCGGTGCCCCGGCTATTTTTATCGATCAGGTGGCAAGGATGGGGGTGGAGGCAGGTATTATTGCCCGGGTCGGTGATGACGATTTTGGCCTTTTAAATCTTACCAGGCTTCGTGATGATGGCGTCGATACAAGTCATATTTATAAGACCAAGGGATATACAACAGGGACGGCTTTTGTCACATACTACGCCAATGGTGAGCGCAAGTTTATTTTTCATTTCCCCCATGCGGCGGCAGGCCAGTTAGGGCCAGCAGATGTGGATGAAAACTATATCAAAACTGCAGAGTATCTCCACGTTGTGGGTTGCTCCTTGACGGCAAGCGCCAGCTTGCGTCAGGCCATCTGGAAGGCAGTTAAAATTGCCAAAGAAAACAAGGTAAAGGTGAGCTTCGATCCTAATCTCCGCCCTGAGCTGCTCAATGAGCAGGAAATTAAGAATGTATATGACGACATCCTGGACGCCGCTGATATAATCCTCGCCGGAAAGAGTGAAATGATAGCCCTTTCAGGCGAGGGCGATTTGGTAAAGGGTATCGCCAGGCTAAAAAAGAGGGACGGTACCATGCTGGTTCTTAAAGATGGTGCCCGGGGGGCAAGCCTTTACTACGGTGAGGAATGCTATCATGTGCCGCCCGTTAAGGTTCAAGAGGTAGATCCCACTGGAGCCGGCGATTGTTTTGATGGCGCATTCATTGCTGCCCTGGCCTGTGGTAAAGGGCTGAAGGAGGCGTTACAAATTGCCAATGTAGCTGGAGCTTTAAGTGTAACCCGTAAAGGCCCCATGGAAGGTGCCGCTTTTAAAGAAGATATTTTGGCCCTTTACTCTAGGCACAATTCGAGTAAAGTGTAA
- a CDS encoding DUF523 domain-containing protein → MGKILVSACLAGVRCKYSGGHNLVPVIAELVRQGKAVPVCPESLGGLTIPRPPAEIKGGDGYDVLAGRARVMDKEGRDVTAAFIQGARAALARAREVGPEIIVLKERSPSCGSKLIYDGNFSGATRPGPGVTTALLREYGYKVISEEEFKGEGNPSP, encoded by the coding sequence ATGGGAAAAATCCTGGTCAGCGCCTGCCTGGCAGGCGTAAGGTGTAAATACAGCGGCGGGCACAACCTGGTACCGGTCATTGCCGAACTGGTGCGGCAGGGCAAAGCCGTACCCGTCTGCCCGGAGAGCCTGGGGGGTTTAACCATCCCCCGGCCGCCGGCGGAAATCAAGGGCGGTGACGGCTATGACGTCCTGGCCGGCCGGGCGCGGGTGATGGATAAAGAAGGACGGGATGTGACTGCGGCCTTCATCCAGGGCGCCAGGGCCGCCCTGGCCAGGGCCCGGGAAGTGGGCCCGGAGATAATTGTCCTCAAGGAAAGGAGCCCATCCTGCGGCAGCAAGCTTATCTACGATGGCAACTTTAGCGGCGCGACCCGCCCCGGCCCCGGCGTAACGACGGCCCTTCTACGAGAATATGGGTATAAGGTGATCAGCGAGGAGGAATTTAAGGGCGAGGGTAATCCAAGTCCTTAG
- a CDS encoding DUF2442 domain-containing protein yields MFYPRIKDVKPLKDYTLIVAFDNGQIKKYDMRPLIAMPPFDILKDPLLFSMARVEAGGYGISWSDELDLSEYELWEHGELIANADAPPEG; encoded by the coding sequence GTGTTTTATCCCAGGATTAAAGATGTTAAACCTTTAAAGGATTATACGTTAATAGTCGCCTTCGATAACGGTCAAATAAAGAAATACGATATGAGACCTTTGATAGCAATGCCTCCTTTCGACATTTTGAAAGATCCCCTTCTTTTTAGTATGGCCAGGGTCGAAGCAGGCGGCTATGGTATTAGCTGGAGCGATGAATTGGATTTGAGCGAGTATGAGCTCTGGGAACACGGGGAATTAATTGCTAACGCCGACGCTCCTCCCGAAGGCTAA
- a CDS encoding DUF4160 domain-containing protein: MPIIARFYGIIIKMFFNEHLPPHFHALYGEYNAIFNINTLEMIEGDMPLRARKLVVEWAENHQKELEIMWETKEFKQLPGLE; this comes from the coding sequence ATGCCAATCATAGCCCGGTTTTATGGCATTATAATCAAGATGTTTTTTAATGAACATCTACCACCCCATTTTCACGCCCTCTATGGTGAGTATAATGCTATTTTTAACATCAACACATTGGAAATGATAGAAGGCGATATGCCGTTACGAGCCCGGAAGCTTGTCGTGGAATGGGCTGAAAATCATCAAAAAGAACTGGAGATAATGTGGGAAACCAAGGAATTTAAGCAGCTTCCTGGTCTGGAGTAG
- the rnhA gene encoding ribonuclease HI, which produces MKEVTIYTDGACSGNPGPGGWGAVLIYGDKRKELSGAEPSTTNQRMEITAAIAALRVLKEPCRVHLYSDSAYLVNAFRQGWLARWERNGWLTVKKQPVENQDLWRELLQVASRHQVEWLKVKGHSDNPENNRCDELARAAIAALRRQEIPSS; this is translated from the coding sequence ATGAAAGAAGTAACCATCTACACCGACGGTGCCTGCTCTGGCAACCCCGGTCCCGGCGGCTGGGGCGCCGTCCTTATTTACGGTGACAAACGCAAAGAACTCTCCGGCGCCGAGCCCAGCACCACCAACCAGCGCATGGAGATCACGGCGGCCATCGCTGCCCTCAGGGTCCTGAAGGAGCCCTGCCGGGTGCATCTTTACAGCGACAGCGCCTACCTGGTCAACGCCTTTCGCCAGGGGTGGCTGGCCCGTTGGGAGCGGAACGGCTGGCTCACCGTCAAAAAGCAGCCGGTCGAAAACCAGGACCTCTGGCGGGAGCTACTCCAGGTGGCTTCCCGGCACCAGGTAGAGTGGCTGAAAGTCAAAGGCCACAGCGACAACCCGGAAAACAACCGCTGCGACGAGCTGGCCCGGGCGGCCATTGCCGCCCTGCGCCGGCAGGAAATTCCATCATCGTAG
- the rd gene encoding rubredoxin yields MGKWSCTACGYVYDPAKGDPEGGIAPGTAFEDLPDDWVCPNCGLGKENFEPL; encoded by the coding sequence ATGGGTAAATGGTCCTGCACGGCCTGCGGCTACGTCTATGACCCCGCCAAAGGCGATCCCGAAGGCGGCATCGCCCCGGGTACGGCCTTTGAAGACCTGCCCGACGACTGGGTCTGCCCCAATTGCGGCCTGGGCAAAGAGAACTTCGAACCCCTCTAA
- a CDS encoding flavodoxin family protein produces the protein MLIVGLNGSPKKDGNTAFLVREGLAAAAAAGAETALIHIADAMADQKIPYCTQCSNPCQGACSRHNRLGEAFDLLRRADGLLLGSPVYFGSVSAQLKAFWDKSRILRKEKALLNVVGAGVTVGGARFGGQETTMKALFDMMLVQGMILVGDGHTEADCGHQGSCGQAPASSDEFAIRRVRLAGRRLAEVAAATMTLRRHRA, from the coding sequence ATGCTTATTGTAGGCTTAAACGGTAGTCCCAAAAAAGATGGCAATACCGCCTTTTTAGTGCGCGAAGGCCTGGCAGCGGCTGCTGCAGCCGGGGCGGAGACGGCCCTTATCCATATCGCCGACGCCATGGCTGACCAAAAAATACCTTACTGCACCCAGTGCAGCAACCCCTGCCAGGGGGCCTGTTCCCGCCACAACCGCCTGGGCGAAGCCTTCGATCTCCTGCGGCGGGCCGACGGCCTCCTCCTGGGCAGCCCGGTTTACTTCGGCAGCGTCTCCGCCCAGCTCAAAGCCTTCTGGGATAAAAGCCGCATCTTACGCAAAGAAAAGGCCCTCCTCAATGTGGTCGGGGCCGGGGTGACCGTCGGCGGCGCCCGCTTCGGCGGCCAGGAGACCACCATGAAGGCCCTCTTCGATATGATGCTCGTCCAGGGGATGATCCTGGTGGGCGACGGCCATACGGAAGCCGACTGCGGGCACCAGGGCAGCTGCGGCCAGGCTCCGGCGAGCAGCGACGAATTCGCCATCCGGCGGGTGCGCCTGGCGGGCAGGCGCCTGGCGGAGGTAGCGGCGGCCACCATGACCTTACGCCGGCACCGCGCCTAG
- a CDS encoding deoxyguanosinetriphosphate triphosphohydrolase → MLLREEAEKREEILLSPLASLSSRTRGRQKPEEPCPIRTEYQRDRDRIIHCKAFRRLKHKTQVFIAPGGDHYRTRLTHTLEVAQISRTIARALRLNEDLTEAIALGHDLGHTPFGHSGEEALNEVVPGGFKHNLQSLRVVEVLEGGSGLNLTWEVRDGIAHHTGPVKPGTLEGRIICYADRIAYINHDIDDAIRAGIIVPEQLPKACLRVLGDSHRQRIDTMVTDLIHHSWRMGQIGMSPEVQQATDTLRAFLFEKVYIGSRAKAEEGKAKRLLQQLYRYYLENPEELPPAANPGDDLARRACDYIAGMTDSYAILQYTRIFVPRGFPT, encoded by the coding sequence ATGCTCCTGCGGGAAGAAGCCGAAAAGCGAGAAGAGATCCTTTTGAGCCCCCTGGCCAGCCTCAGCAGCCGCACCCGGGGCCGCCAGAAACCGGAGGAGCCCTGCCCCATCCGCACCGAATACCAGCGCGACCGCGACCGTATCATCCACTGTAAGGCATTCCGGCGCCTGAAGCATAAGACCCAGGTTTTTATCGCCCCCGGCGGCGATCACTACCGCACCCGGCTGACCCACACCCTGGAGGTAGCCCAGATCAGCCGCACCATCGCCCGGGCCCTGCGCCTCAATGAAGACCTTACCGAGGCCATCGCCCTGGGCCACGACCTGGGCCATACGCCCTTCGGCCACTCCGGGGAAGAAGCCTTAAACGAGGTCGTGCCCGGCGGGTTCAAGCACAACCTCCAGAGCCTGCGAGTGGTGGAGGTCCTGGAGGGGGGGTCGGGCCTGAACCTTACCTGGGAGGTCCGCGACGGCATCGCCCACCATACCGGCCCGGTCAAACCCGGCACCCTGGAAGGCCGCATCATCTGTTACGCCGACCGCATAGCCTATATCAACCACGACATCGACGACGCCATCCGGGCCGGGATCATCGTGCCGGAACAGCTCCCGAAGGCCTGCCTGCGGGTCCTGGGCGACAGCCATCGCCAGCGCATCGATACCATGGTCACCGACCTCATCCACCACAGCTGGCGAATGGGCCAGATCGGCATGAGTCCGGAGGTCCAGCAGGCGACCGACACCTTGCGCGCCTTCCTTTTCGAAAAAGTATATATCGGTTCCCGGGCCAAGGCGGAAGAAGGCAAAGCCAAAAGGCTCCTCCAGCAGCTCTACCGTTATTACCTGGAAAACCCGGAGGAACTGCCCCCGGCCGCCAATCCAGGCGACGACCTGGCCCGGCGGGCCTGCGACTACATCGCCGGCATGACGGACAGCTACGCCATCCTCCAGTACACCCGTATTTTTGTCCCCAGGGGTTTTCCCACCTAA
- the dnaG gene encoding DNA primase → MTTAFNQDVIHEVKDRIDIVEIIGGYVQLKKRGRSYVGLCPFHNEKTPSFTVSPDKQVFYCFGCGAGGDVLTFLMKREGLSFPEALAALAARAGVELVGEEETPAARRQRELKERLYRLGAIAASFYYRILARHPAGAPARSYLQRRGIKGVTARQFELGFAPDAGAVLVNYLQRQGFTPEEIEQAGLSLSRPPRGLVDRFRGRLMFPIKDSRSRVIGFGGRVLGEGQPKYLNSPETILFHKGHHLFGLHLSLPGIRKEGRAILVEGYMDMIAAWQHGIDNVVASLGTSLTPAQARELKKYAREVIIAYDADTAGQAATLRGLDILAAAGLQVRVLQLPEGKDPDEFLAARGPEAFRELVAGSQGLMEFRIHKAVSEHDAGTAAGRKAIMTALLPYLRQVRDAVEQETYARLLNRYTGISETAILNDIRRPEARLDRAVKTTYIRDGRAGGTAAPHQAELFLLRAYLASPALATRIDAELGENWCRDQAARDLVAAVRERRRENPELTGPDLAGILTPGREPQQEALLARLTLAEDLGPVEERAVNKAIRLLKLQQLRRQSKSLWLALARAEDTGDQEQVRELQGKIFHLQQTINSLKLGRGELR, encoded by the coding sequence ATGACAACCGCCTTCAACCAGGATGTGATTCATGAGGTTAAAGACCGGATAGATATAGTGGAAATTATTGGTGGCTACGTTCAGCTCAAGAAACGGGGCCGTTCCTATGTCGGCCTGTGCCCCTTTCATAACGAAAAAACACCGTCCTTTACCGTCAGTCCCGACAAGCAGGTATTCTATTGCTTCGGCTGCGGCGCCGGCGGTGATGTCCTGACTTTCCTCATGAAGCGGGAAGGCCTCAGTTTTCCCGAAGCCCTGGCCGCCCTGGCTGCCAGGGCCGGCGTCGAGCTGGTAGGGGAAGAAGAAACCCCGGCGGCCCGGCGGCAGCGGGAGCTAAAAGAGCGCTTGTACCGGCTGGGGGCAATAGCTGCCAGCTTTTATTATCGCATCCTGGCCCGGCACCCGGCCGGGGCTCCGGCCCGGAGTTACCTCCAGAGGAGGGGAATCAAGGGCGTTACGGCACGCCAGTTCGAACTCGGTTTCGCCCCCGATGCCGGTGCCGTCCTGGTCAACTACCTGCAGCGCCAGGGCTTTACGCCGGAAGAGATCGAACAGGCGGGTTTGAGCCTCAGCCGGCCGCCCCGGGGCCTGGTCGACCGTTTCCGGGGGAGGTTGATGTTTCCTATCAAAGACAGCCGCAGCCGGGTCATCGGTTTCGGTGGCCGCGTCCTGGGGGAAGGCCAGCCAAAGTATTTAAATTCCCCCGAGACCATATTATTTCATAAAGGCCACCACCTCTTCGGCCTGCACCTCTCCCTGCCCGGCATTCGCAAAGAGGGCCGGGCCATTCTGGTAGAAGGTTATATGGATATGATTGCCGCCTGGCAACACGGGATTGACAACGTCGTAGCCTCCCTGGGCACGTCCCTGACTCCAGCCCAGGCCCGGGAATTAAAAAAATACGCCCGGGAGGTAATCATCGCCTACGACGCCGACACCGCCGGCCAGGCAGCCACCCTGCGGGGACTGGATATCCTCGCGGCTGCCGGCCTCCAGGTCCGGGTGCTGCAATTGCCCGAAGGTAAAGACCCGGACGAGTTCCTGGCCGCCCGCGGGCCGGAGGCCTTCCGGGAACTGGTCGCCGGGAGCCAGGGCCTCATGGAGTTCCGGATTCATAAAGCCGTCAGCGAGCATGATGCCGGCACCGCCGCGGGCCGGAAGGCCATCATGACCGCCCTCCTCCCTTACCTTCGCCAGGTGAGGGACGCTGTAGAACAGGAGACCTACGCCCGCCTCCTCAACCGTTATACAGGGATATCGGAAACGGCTATTTTAAACGACATTCGCCGTCCGGAGGCCCGGCTGGATAGGGCAGTAAAAACCACGTATATCAGGGACGGCCGGGCTGGAGGGACTGCGGCCCCCCACCAGGCAGAACTATTCTTATTGCGGGCCTACCTGGCCAGCCCCGCCCTGGCAACCAGGATTGACGCCGAACTCGGGGAAAACTGGTGCCGGGACCAGGCCGCCAGGGACCTGGTGGCCGCCGTCAGGGAGCGACGCCGGGAGAATCCGGAACTTACCGGCCCGGATCTGGCCGGTATCCTGACCCCGGGGAGGGAACCGCAACAGGAAGCCCTGCTGGCCCGGTTGACCCTGGCCGAAGATCTGGGGCCGGTGGAAGAGCGGGCGGTAAACAAGGCCATCCGCCTGCTGAAGCTCCAGCAGTTGCGCCGGCAAAGCAAGTCTTTATGGCTCGCCCTGGCCCGGGCGGAAGACACAGGTGACCAGGAACAAGTCCGGGAACTCCAGGGAAAGATCTTTCACCTCCAGCAAACCATCAACTCGTTAAAACTAGGAAGGGGGGAGTTACGGTGA
- the rpoD gene encoding RNA polymerase sigma factor RpoD produces the protein MKEEQQKQMVKELIEKGKSQGSLTYSEIMDALQGIELSPEQIDDIYEQLGHMGIEVVPEAAELEALEKEDSEAGETDLDLSIPENVAIDDPVRMYLKEIGRVPLLTPEEEIELAKRMEAGDEEAKRRLAEANLRLVVSIAKRYVGRGMLFLDLIQEGNLGLIKAVEKFDYRKGYKFSTYATWWIRQAITRAIADQARTIRIPVHMVETINKLIRVQRQLLQELGREPTPEEIAHEMDIPVERVREIQKIAQEPVSLETPIGEEEDSHLGDFIEDEDAQAPAEAASFMLLREQLEEVLNSLTPREKRVLRLRFGLDDGRARTLEEVGQEFGVTRERIRQIEAKALRKLRHPSRSKKLKDYLE, from the coding sequence GTGAAAGAAGAACAGCAAAAGCAAATGGTCAAGGAACTGATTGAAAAGGGCAAGAGCCAGGGGTCCTTAACTTACAGTGAGATTATGGATGCCCTTCAGGGAATAGAACTCTCCCCCGAACAGATTGACGATATCTACGAGCAGCTGGGCCATATGGGCATCGAGGTGGTGCCCGAAGCGGCTGAGCTGGAAGCCCTGGAAAAGGAAGACAGCGAAGCCGGGGAGACAGATCTGGATCTCTCCATTCCCGAGAATGTAGCCATAGATGACCCGGTGCGGATGTACCTGAAGGAGATTGGCCGGGTACCCCTGCTGACCCCCGAAGAAGAAATCGAGCTGGCCAAGCGCATGGAGGCCGGCGACGAAGAAGCCAAGCGCCGTTTGGCCGAGGCCAACCTGCGCCTGGTGGTCAGCATCGCCAAGCGCTACGTCGGTCGCGGCATGCTCTTCCTGGATCTCATCCAGGAAGGCAACCTGGGCCTTATAAAGGCGGTAGAGAAATTCGACTACCGTAAGGGTTACAAGTTTAGCACCTACGCCACCTGGTGGATCCGCCAGGCCATCACCCGGGCCATCGCCGATCAGGCCCGGACCATCAGGATCCCGGTGCATATGGTGGAAACTATCAATAAATTAATCCGCGTGCAGCGGCAGCTCCTCCAGGAACTGGGACGGGAACCCACCCCGGAGGAGATCGCCCACGAAATGGATATCCCCGTAGAACGGGTACGGGAGATCCAGAAGATCGCCCAGGAACCGGTATCCCTGGAGACACCCATCGGCGAGGAGGAAGACAGCCATCTGGGAGACTTTATCGAAGACGAGGACGCCCAGGCACCGGCAGAAGCGGCTTCCTTCATGCTCCTGCGGGAGCAGCTAGAGGAGGTCCTGAACTCCCTCACCCCCAGGGAAAAACGGGTCCTGCGCCTGCGCTTCGGCCTCGATGACGGCCGCGCCCGCACCCTGGAAGAAGTGGGCCAGGAGTTCGGCGTCACCAGGGAGCGTATCCGCCAGATCGAGGCCAAGGCCCTGCGCAAGCTGCGCCACCCCAGCCGCAGCAAGAAACTCAAGGACTACCTGGAATAG
- a CDS encoding tRNA (adenine(22)-N(1))-methyltransferase, giving the protein MLTFLNALMTTTSFNLPARLRVVAGLVPWGSSVADIGSDHALLPLYLVASGRSPRVIVVEVAPGPYRRALAAVTGAGLTGRVEVRRGDGLEPLRPGEVDTVTMAGLGALTQQEILAARPEVRQRLRRLVLQPQGQAGPLRRYLAACGWRLLEEDLVYEAGHYYFIMAAIPGVSPEYSDLEWELGPLLLQKRHPLLAGYIADKMEKLTAAVRELGRSQRAAARERREELQRLLLQLGEVSTWLQSAARS; this is encoded by the coding sequence GTGCTGACCTTTTTAAATGCCCTTATGACTACTACCAGTTTTAACTTGCCGGCCCGTCTCCGCGTTGTGGCCGGCCTTGTCCCGTGGGGCAGCAGCGTCGCCGATATCGGTAGCGACCACGCTCTACTGCCCCTTTACCTGGTCGCCAGCGGCCGCTCACCCCGGGTGATCGTCGTGGAGGTGGCGCCGGGGCCTTACCGCCGCGCCCTGGCCGCCGTTACGGGTGCCGGCCTTACAGGACGGGTTGAGGTGCGCCGGGGCGACGGCCTAGAGCCCCTGCGGCCGGGAGAAGTAGACACGGTGACCATGGCCGGCCTGGGAGCCCTTACCCAGCAGGAAATACTGGCTGCCCGGCCGGAGGTCCGGCAGCGGCTGCGGCGCCTGGTACTCCAACCCCAGGGGCAAGCCGGCCCCTTGCGCCGCTATCTCGCGGCCTGCGGCTGGCGGCTCCTGGAGGAGGACCTCGTTTATGAAGCCGGCCACTACTACTTCATCATGGCCGCCATCCCGGGCGTAAGCCCGGAGTACAGCGACCTGGAGTGGGAGCTGGGCCCCCTGCTCCTCCAAAAGCGTCATCCCCTCCTCGCCGGTTATATTGCGGATAAAATGGAAAAACTAACAGCAGCCGTCCGGGAACTCGGCCGTAGCCAGAGGGCGGCTGCCCGGGAGCGGCGGGAGGAGTTACAACGCCTGCTGCTCCAGTTAGGGGAGGTAAGCACATGGCTGCAAAGTGCGGCGAGATCATAG
- a CDS encoding Nif3-like dinuclear metal center hexameric protein codes for MAAKCGEIIAIMEALAPPELAAGWDNVGLMLGSPEAEVRRVLVCLDVTPSVAAEAAARAVNLIISHHPLFFRPVKNLRFDEPVGELVRRLLQDNIMVYSAHTNMDSADLGVSYHLASRLELEDIRVLVPTHREKYYKLVTFVPEDHEKVVREALTRAGAGWIGNYSDCTFRVAGTGTFMPLAGTRPYTGEEGKLAEVKEYRLETIIPTGRLPEVLRALLKAHPYEEVAYDVYPLANEGPAQGIGRTGVLPQAVTLEEFALRVKESLGAGRVNLVGDRERKVKRVAVCGGAGSDVMAAARDAGAEVLVTGDLKYHEARTAQAMGLAVVDAGHFATERLIVPALVTYLQEQLQEREVMVLASQQEQEPWYAL; via the coding sequence ATGGCTGCAAAGTGCGGCGAGATCATAGCCATTATGGAAGCCCTGGCCCCGCCGGAACTGGCTGCCGGCTGGGACAACGTCGGCCTCATGCTCGGCTCGCCTGAGGCGGAGGTCAGACGCGTCCTGGTATGCCTGGACGTAACCCCGTCGGTAGCCGCCGAGGCTGCCGCCCGGGCCGTTAACCTGATTATCAGCCACCACCCCCTCTTCTTCCGGCCGGTGAAGAACCTGCGCTTTGACGAGCCCGTGGGAGAACTGGTGCGGCGCCTCCTCCAGGATAACATCATGGTCTACTCGGCCCACACCAATATGGATAGCGCCGACCTGGGGGTCAGCTACCACCTGGCCTCCAGGCTGGAGCTGGAGGACATCCGGGTCCTGGTCCCCACCCACCGTGAGAAGTATTACAAGCTCGTCACCTTCGTCCCCGAAGACCACGAAAAGGTCGTTCGCGAAGCCCTCACCCGGGCCGGAGCCGGCTGGATCGGCAACTACTCCGACTGCACCTTCCGGGTGGCCGGTACCGGCACCTTCATGCCCCTGGCCGGCACCCGTCCCTATACCGGTGAAGAGGGCAAATTGGCGGAGGTCAAAGAGTACCGCCTGGAGACCATCATCCCCACCGGCCGGCTGCCGGAGGTCCTGCGGGCCCTGCTGAAAGCCCACCCCTACGAGGAAGTGGCCTATGACGTGTACCCCCTGGCCAACGAAGGACCGGCCCAGGGCATCGGCCGCACCGGCGTGCTGCCCCAGGCCGTCACCCTGGAGGAATTCGCCCTGCGGGTGAAGGAGTCCCTGGGGGCCGGCCGGGTCAACCTGGTGGGCGACCGGGAGCGTAAGGTCAAAAGGGTGGCCGTCTGCGGCGGCGCCGGCAGCGACGTTATGGCCGCCGCCCGGGATGCGGGGGCGGAAGTCCTGGTCACCGGGGACCTCAAGTACCACGAAGCCCGCACGGCCCAGGCCATGGGCCTGGCCGTCGTCGACGCCGGCCATTTCGCCACCGAAAGGCTGATTGTCCCGGCCCTGGTGACCTATCTCCAGGAACAGTTGCAGGAGCGCGAGGTGATGGTCCTGGCCTCCCAACAGGAACAGGAACCCTGGTACGCATTATAA
- a CDS encoding group II intron maturase-specific domain-containing protein yields the protein MKEWIKGNPTLPAKVLMALLKRKLIGYHHYYGITDNSKRLLAFHYIARCMLFKWLNRRSQRKSFDREKFRRFLEKFPLPSPRIYVNIMDIRLPPAYMA from the coding sequence ATGAAGGAATGGATAAAAGGGAACCCCACGCTGCCAGCGAAAGTGCTCATGGCCCTTCTCAAAAGAAAGCTCATAGGTTATCACCACTACTACGGGATAACCGATAACAGCAAGCGCCTCCTGGCATTCCACTACATTGCCAGGTGTATGCTCTTCAAGTGGCTAAATCGTAGGAGCCAGAGGAAGAGCTTTGACAGGGAGAAATTCAGGAGGTTCCTGGAAAAGTTCCCATTACCAAGTCCAAGGATATATGTAAATATCATGGACATTCGGTTGCCGCCGGCATACATGGCGTAA